One Eriocheir sinensis breed Jianghai 21 unplaced genomic scaffold, ASM2467909v1 Scaffold319, whole genome shotgun sequence genomic region harbors:
- the LOC126991687 gene encoding uncharacterized protein LOC126991687, translating to MWYWCAGYPFTGSLVTYTPRTFSASVVDSGVFPMWYWCAGYPFTGSLVTYTPRSFSASVVDSGVFPMWYWCAGYPFTGSLVTYTPRSFSASVVDSGVFPMWYWCAGYPFTGSLVTYTPRSFSASVVDSGVFPMWYWCAGYPFTGSLVTYTPRSFSASVVDSGVFPMWYWCAGYPFTGSLVTYTPRSFSASVVDSGVFPMWYWCAGYPFTGSLVTYTPRSFSASVVDSGVFPMWYWCAGYPFTGSLVTYTPRSFSASVVDSGVFPMWYWCAGYPFTGSLVTYTPRSFSASVVDSGVFPMWYWCAGYPLPRDKTACDYEG from the exons atgtggtattggtgtgctggatatcccttcactggtagcctggtaacatacactcccaggactttctctgcctctgtggtggatagtggagtgtttcccatgtggtattggtgtgctggatatcccttcactggtagcctggtaacatacactcccaggtctttctctgcctctgtggtggatagtggagtgtttcccatgtggtattggtgtgctggatatcccttcactggtagcctggtaacatacactcccaggtctttctctgcctctgtggtggatagtggagtgtttcccatgtggtattggtgtgctggatatcccttcactggtagcctggtaacatacactcccag gtctttctctgcctctgtggtggatagtggagtgtttcccatgtggtattggtgtgctggatatcccttcactggtagcctggtaacatacactcccaggtctttctctgcctctgtggtggatagtggagtgtttcccatgtggtattggtgtgctggatatcccttcactggtagcctggtaacatacactcccag gtctttctctgcctctgtggtggatagtggagtgtttcccatgtggtattggtgtgctggatatcccttcactggtagcctggtaacatacactcccag gtctttctctgcctctgtggtggatagtggagtgtttcccatgtggtattggtgtgctggatatcccttcactggtagcctggtaacatacactcccaggtctttctctgcctctgtggtggatagtggagtgtttcccatgtggtattggtgtgctggatatcccttcactggtagcctggtaacatacactcccaggtctttctctgcctctgtggtggatagtggagtgtttcccatgtggtattggtgtgctgggtatcccctcccaag